gtttcattaattagttgcataaaaacagctggagccccttggaggccaaagggcatgacacggtattggaaactgcccaaggggcagttgaaagccgttttccattcatcaccttccttgatgcggacctggtaataggcttcccttaaatccaatctggtgaaaattttgccttttgataagtggttcaacaaatcgtgcataagtggtaaatagtataaagaattcCTGATTTTGGGTCCTTCCCAGAGACTCAGCCTGAAAAACCTCCAGCAGCAAATTGAAGGTCCAAAAAAGTTCCACTCTGATTGCTTTCAAGTCTGACTGATCTTGGGCTGCTCCCTTCAGGGGAGGGATAGTGGAGATGGTCTCTTAAGTTCCCTTTCAAAACAACACAGAAGTTGCACCCTACTTTTTGCATCCTCTTTTGTTCCCCTGAATTTGAGGCTGCTCCAGGCCTCTTTCCAAAGGACACAACCACAATTTTAAGAGGAAGAGAAACCAAAGGGAATCTCACACTGATCAATTTGGAAAAGAGATTTTGTCTCTGAAAAGGAGGGGGGGCAGAGAGAGATTGATGCcaatggaagagagagagggtcCTCCCCAGGCAGGGAGGGGCTGTTGGCAATCATCAGtgtggggtatgtgtgtgtggatTCTCCCATTGATCCCAATGTCATCCAGCTGATCCTGGAGGAATTAAGGGCCCCAGAGGGGAAGGGGTAGATCTAGGCAAGAGGGGTGTTCTAGATGGTACATTAATAAAGGTTTCTAGGAAAAGATTATAGTCTATGAGCCCCCCTGTGGGGTGAGGGGGTGTCCCtgaaggtggggagggggttgTTTTGAGGAAAGGCTcactaagaattctgggaacctGTTTGAGGGTTAAGAGAAAGATTGACAGAAACTTTGCTCCTCCCTCGGAAAGAAAAGAATCCCCTTATTCATGGGCCTTTTGGCCCAAGTGGGGCCACTGCTAGTGTCTTATTAATGGTAGAAGTGGAGCCCCCCAatgatgggcatgggaggggCACCATCAGGGACAAGACTGGGAGGGAGCCCCCTGTGGGATGTGGGGGGGAAGGAGAGTTAATGGGAGGAAATTAAGGCTGCCCACCACTCTTGGCTACACTTTGGCTAGTGGAGGTTTCACTGAATAGCCCCAAATGGTGGCCTCAGTGAACAGGGACACCCCAAAGTGATTGTCCTGCCTGATCCACACAGAGACCTGCCAGGGAGAGGCTGCATTTCCTGGTGCATTGAATGGCTGCCTGGCAATGAGAACCAAACAGGGCTTCCCTTGTCTTGGAGAGAGGATGAAATGTGGGGGGGAGGATTCCCAGCAGGCAAACAGACTGAAGACCAGGGACCCAAAGGGGCTGAATGTCTACAAGAGATCCGGCCATAAAGGAGGAAAGTCCAGTCTACACTCAGATGCTCACCTGTCCTCAGCAGCGTCTCCTTCCCATAGGACAGGAGTTTCTCCAGCCATTCAATGCAGATTTCCTCCAGGTAGACCTTATTTCCCTGACTCCATCCTAGATCAGCATCCCAATTCCTCTGGGTGATCTGGGCCAGGGGATCGGGAGCCACCCAGGTGAGGGTCTCCTTGTCGAAGGTGATGAAGGTCCTCCCTTCGTAGCCATATTGGTCAAACCCTCCTTTGCTCCCGTCTCTCTGGAGCTCACAGCCATACATCTCCTGCCATGTGTGAAGGCCTAAAGGACAGACAGGAGGATCAATTGGGGAGTCCTCAAGATAAATAGAGACCCTCCCTCCCTGCAGGGACTTTGACACAGGCACTGacacccccatttcctccctaacaATCAAGAGAAAGAAAGCCCCCATCACGAACCACCTTTCTCACCTGCCTccctgcattcccccccccccgccccccaaggaCGGATTCCCTGAAGCTCCCCAGGAAAAGGGAATCTGGAAAAGCCAGCAGAGGATCCCAAGGGAGACTGAGAAAAGAAGGAGTGGTAAAAGAAACAAAGGGATGGagatccttccatctttctttttgctcttcctctgggggggggaaaggaagggatccCAGAAAGGGAACAGTTGCCTGAATCTGCGGCTGCAAAGAGGGACTGAGAATCTCGTGGTCTCAAAGAGGATCTGGTTGATCTAAATAAAAGATTGCAGGGATCCCTGTGACTATAAATCTTGGTCTACGTTCACAAATAGCCCCAAGTCACAAGGGCTGGTTCCCACTTTGGGCTAACCAgaaacaaaccatggcttagtgCAATGTGGGAATGAAGCCTCGAAGGGCTACAAAGGAATATTTTCCTTAGCAACAGCAGCAAGTGGCCCCAGTCACTTCAGTTTAAAAGAAAACTGaatgtttgaaaaaaacaaaaggaaatcctGAAATGTTTCTACTCCTGTTTGGGcttgagagggaggaaggaggccaGGAACTCTCAAATCTAAGGGAAAAACACCTGTAACTACAGCTGAACTAAGTTGACCagtcctttccctccctttccacaCCCAAGAATGTTTTCAACTTCTGAGAACAAGCTCTGTCTTATTTCAGAAGCCTCAAAAGCTAAGGCAGAAATTGTTTTATTTCAGTTGAAGATGAAATGTGTTCTTATCTCAAGTTTGGCACAGAATTGAATATCTGTGCAGCAAAAAGAAAGCACATTGGAGGATCACATTGAAATGGCaagttttgtatttttattagtaTAAGAACATTATTAATGCATCTCTACAGGTCTATGTATGAAATAATTTCACCCTATCTCTGAGCCTGGATCTGAGGCCTGAAAAATAGTTCAAGGGTTCCtgcagggccgtgatagctcaggctttagagaagcctgttattagaacacagagcctgcaattactgcaggttcaagcccggcccaaggttgactcagccttccatcctttataaggtaggtaaaatgaggacccagattgttgggggggcaataagttgactttgtaaaaatatacaaatagaatgagactattgccttatacattgtaagccgccctgagtcttcggagaagggcggaatataaatgtaaacaaaaaaaaaaggttcagaaAAGCTGCTTTAGAGAGgctaaaatatatttatgtttaaaactgctgtgaagaatatcAGAATCCACTTCTTGatgtcttttttctttattttcttcaattgttttcttttcttgtacttttttgtttttatttgatttcttgcttctatctcctttactttatCTTACCCTCTATTAGTTTTTATCTGTTGTTCAAATGGTTTAATACAAAttatattgaaaaatttaaaaggcAAACAGGACATCAGGAATCATTAAAATTGTATTGAAAACAAAGAGAAGCTAATGTCACAAAGCCTTTATATAAATCAAGCTAGAaccaccacatctggaatactgtgtTCAGTTTCTGGTCAAAAGACACccgaaaggagaggagggagccAGAGAAAGTCCAGGGGAGGCGACTCAGGcgatgggaggggggaaagagcctCCCTTTGAGGGAAGGTTGGGGACATTTGGGGCTGTTGATCCTGGAAAGGAGGCTCCTCTCCACTCTGGCTGGTCCCCTTCCTCCTTCATCCACCAGGGGGAGCCCTCTGGGTCCAGCTCTGCTCCCCTGGGAGGCTAAGAGGGGGCCGGGAGGGATCTGGGGAGACCCTCAGGGATCAGGGGCAGGAATGGCAGAGCTCTGGGGTCTgcctggaggggggggaggggcaaggaaagggaggaagaagggagggaggatcaTGTTCTTGGGATGAAAGGAAGGGAAATGGCTGATTGTTTATGGAGAAGGTTTATCTCAGCCAAAAGCAGCCATAGCCTTACAAACACACTTCCTTCCAGCCCCCCCAAATAAAGTTCCTTGAAGGTGAATCTTGTTCCCCAAAGATGGCAGAAGGGGGGGGCTGCTGAAGAAGGCCTCCCCccctccagggcagccccaccaaGAGGGCAGGGCAGGAGTTCATCCTGAGGGACCAAGATTGGGAAGCCATGAAGGCTCTGAGAGACTCAGGAAGGTCCCCAAATggaggtttctttcttttctatcttcccTCCCCATCAAGATTGGGAGGATCCTGGAAGTGGCCCTGAGATCCCCACCACAAGATCCCCCCCCCATTTGGGCCTCCTGGCCTCTCCTTCCAAGTGGGGGATGAGAAGAAGCTCCTGGCATTTGGGCCCCATTCATCCCTCCCAAAAGGGGTTGAAGGAAAGGGATCTAGTCTCCCCAGGTGGATCTGTACTTGATCCCTCATTTCTCTGGGGTGGAAACAGAGAGAAGGATGAGGACCTGCTTCCCTCAGGATCTCCTTAGGATCCACCTGCCTCTTCTTTTGGGAGGGATCTGtgattcccttcttcccccacagCAGGAGATCCACCGAGGCCAGAACTTCCATCTttcatgggggggaggggagatttcgGTCTCTTTTTACCTCAGTTTAAATCAATATCTATATCAACATTCAGAAAGACAGATGGATAACTTTTAAATGTTCATTAAGTGCAATTGGCAGAAAATGTCAGCTATGGAGGTAAGAAGAATCTGATatcgatttaaaaaaaagaataaacctatcaaaaaaagactttttaaaaggtGTGGAAGCAGCCTTTCCCTTTGAAGGGAatccccctttctcccccctctgGTTCCTGGGGAGGGGATTATGGGGCCAGAGGAGCCACCCGACCCATCACTCACCTTCACTCTGGTTGTAGCGACTCCTCAGAATCTCCAGGCCTTCTCTGAACACCTCCTCATGGCCACGTACTTTCTGGGTCTCTCTGTCCCAGTACTGGGGATCCTCCTGCCCCACTTTCTCCATCCAGGAGACTCGAGGCTGCTTCTTCCGGCTGTTGCTGTCGTAGGAACTGAAGAGTTGATCATCCACAAACCCCAGAGTGAAAAAGTGGGGCTGCCCTTGACTGGGCTCCGAGATGCCGGTGTAGAAAAACTTCATGGAGTGGGAGGAGGCACCTGGAAGGGAGCCAGAGGGGCAGAGTTAGGGGGCTTCAGTCAGGGACCCTGATCCCATGGAGGCTCCCATCTGAGGCTctggggagaaagaaggaagaagaagaagaggatgaggaggaggaagaagaagaagaagaagaagaggagagttggggggcggaggaggaaggggggaaggaaggggggaaggagggagaggaggcaggaaGTGACCGGAGGGAAAGAAGCAGCTTCTGGAGGGCCTGAAGGGTTGGAGGGCAGGGAAGGTGGGGGGgtgagagaggaggggaaggtcGGGTCCCCCAAACTTTACCTGTCCCAGTTGTGCCCTCCCCTcttccagcaaggcctccctcaaaCCCCCTTCTGGATTGCTCAGTCTCTGCCCCATGGAGGCTGCAGTCGCCCCACAAGTAAAAGGGGGGATTCCACCCTTCCAGGAGCTCAAAAGCAGCAGGAAACCCCACTTGGTCACCCCAAATTTccattcacagaaaaaaaaacttcaattcTGACTTCACTGAGAGCCAACCTGGATGGTTAATAGCTGCAGATTTGAGGAGGGATTTCATAAaacgggggaggggaagggagagggggggaccCGGAGGAGACCGGAGGCCATGGGATCCTTAGGGGAAAAAGCAAAGGGTGGGTCAGGGAAGGGAGCAGCAATGGAGCATCCCAAATCTTCCTCCtgttctcccctcccccatggctggaaaatgccccctcccctcccagagttCAGCCATCTGAGCAGGAATCGGCTTTGAACCCAGGACTCAGAGGGGCTCCCCCTCATTGCACAGAAAACGTCACTCTGATTATCCCAAGATTGCTTCATTTCATCAACCCAGTTAGGGCCCTGAAACTCTCATTCATGGACGCTTTCCATTGGACCAGATTTCCTCTGAATctcacccttcccttcccacagAAGCTGCTCTGAAATTTCTCCTCCTCTGGGGCTGATCCTGCACTTGGTCAGCCCAAAGAAAGGCAGAAATGCCCCTCGGCCACCTTGGGGGGTAGAGGGTGGGGGGATTACATGGTCAGGGAGTCTCAAGGTAAAGGCCTAAATCAGAGTTCCTCCGACTGAGccatttggacttcaattcccagaattcccctcacCCCAGAAACCCCTGGGGCCTCCCCACCCTGGACCCCCCTCCTGCCCCCATTGAGACTGCTTGGGAGTTCCTGCTGCCAATGCccatgtggggaggggaggggaggggaggggggctcagCTGGGGTCCTCTCCCTAAACTCATCCTCTGTGGGGAGGGtcctgtcacctttaaagccccttTGGAGAACCAaagattaaaaatagaaaattatttcCGTTTCCATCATG
This genomic window from Ahaetulla prasina isolate Xishuangbanna chromosome 2, ASM2864084v1, whole genome shotgun sequence contains:
- the LOC131189855 gene encoding H-2 class I histocompatibility antigen, Q9 alpha chain-like isoform X1, which translates into the protein MALRLLYLLVLGAVILRESCFGASSHSMKFFYTGISEPSQGQPHFFTLGFVDDQLFSSYDSNSRKKQPRVSWMEKVGQEDPQYWDRETQKVRGHEEVFREGLEILRSRYNQSEGLHTWQEMYGCELQRDGSKGGFDQYGYEGRTFITFDKETLTWVAPDPLAQITQRNWDADLGWSQGNKVYLEEICIEWLEKLLSYGKETLLRTETPVVMMSSRTELEDGMETHVCQIHGFYPREIDASWRRDGEVWLEDTFHKSVAPNVDGTYHYWLSVQINPKERDRYRCHVEHDGLQKPLDLELKEPTKSKYNLGLIIGCVVMAALVLVGLIAGILVFIKRRQDDYEAAPTSDKGSNSSDQGSNQAV
- the LOC131189855 gene encoding H-2 class I histocompatibility antigen, Q9 alpha chain-like isoform X2, which produces MALRLLYLLVLGAVILRESCFGASSHSMKFFYTGISEPSQGQPHFFTLGFVDDQLFSSYDSNSRKKQPRVSWMEKVGQEDPQYWDRETQKVRGHEEVFREGLEILRSRYNQSEGLHTWQEMYGCELQRDGSKGGFDQYGYEGRTFITFDKETLTWVAPDPLAQITQRNWDADLGWSQGNKVYLEEICIEWLEKLLSYGKETLLRTETPVVMMSSRTELEDGMETHVCQIHGFYPREIDASWRRDGEVWLEDTFHKSVAPNVDGTYHYWLSVQINPKERDRYRCHVEHDGLQKPLDLELKEPTKSKYNLGLIIGCVVMAALVLVGLIAGILVFIKRRQDGYKATPTSDKGSNSSDQGSKQAI